The following proteins are co-located in the Vicia villosa cultivar HV-30 ecotype Madison, WI unplaced genomic scaffold, Vvil1.0 ctg.000422F_1_1, whole genome shotgun sequence genome:
- the LOC131628046 gene encoding putative GEM-like protein 8, translated as MKTSFLNELLNGIYISSIYPTGKSSTRYLLDSSSIYNKSITKSKQGKFNSVMTKMNIFGRKSDGFAHGVREHVRLGPKITETVKGKLKLGVRILQVGGVEKVFMQLFSVKDGEKLLKASHCYISTTSGPIAGLLYISTHKVAFCSDKSIKTTSPKGELIRVQYKVSIPHEKIEQVNQSQNVMKPSEKYIEIVTVDGFDFWFMGFFNYRKALRYLQQAISQSHREKL; from the exons ATGAAAACCTCATTTCTTAATGAGTTACTTAATGGAATTTATATCTCCTCTATTTACCCAACCGGGAAGTCGTCAACAAGATACTTGCTTGATTCTTCTAGCATATACAACAAATCCATCACAAAATCAAAGCAAG GTAAATTCAATTCTGTTATGACAAAAATGAACATATTTGGGAGAAAGAGTGATGGTTTTGCACATGGAGTCCGAGAGCATG TAAGACTTGGACCAAAGATAACAGAAACGGTAAAAGGGAAATTAAAGTTGGGAGTAAGAATTCTTCAGGTTGGTGGAGTAGAGAAAGTGTTTATGCAACTTTTTAGTGTTAAAGATGGAGAGAAGCTATTGAAAGCTTCGCATTGCtacatatcaaccacatcaggtCCTATAGCTGGCCTTCTCTACATATCAACTCACAAAGTTGCTTTTTGTAGTGACAAATCCATCAAGACCACTTCTCCCAAAGGAGAATTAATAAGAGTCCAATATAAG GTCTCTATTCCACATGAAAAGATAGAGCAGGTCAACCAAAGTCAAAATGTGATGAAACCTTCAGAAAAGTACATAGAAATAGTCACCGTGGATGGTTTCGACTTTTGGTTTATGGGATTTTTTAATTACCGGAAAGCTTTAAGATATCTCCAGCAGGCTATCTCTCAATCTCATAGAGAGAAGTTGTAG
- the LOC131628081 gene encoding F-box/kelch-repeat protein At3g23880-like, producing MAKKTPPLLRRKQPQPTLTSLHLPFHLVEQEILCKLPVKHLLRLRCVCKSWNSLISRDSNFANNHLRLSTSRHDRHHLILSSPEFVLFHSPISSFFSSAHITMSIYSLRESLNKRILYANRASTCDGIICFKIDNSSALLCNPSIRKFKILPPLAFSDEGYFQTLYTLVYDRFTNNYKIIAVYTSSRKKEVHVHTLGTDYWTRIQDYPGPNLIRGSRSGTFVNDSLNWLTHESDSCAQYIVSLDLEKESYQKLLLPVFDVHFTTSCVATLGILRGCLSLFCYRDMFCDVWIMKEYGNQKSWTKLLTVPPMRDYHYYSYSEVFYISKDDQVLMEVMKSGYFTLVVYDSINNIFKIPNFQNYAMTPDVYVESLISPL from the coding sequence ATGGCCAAAAAGACGCCGCCGCTTCTACGGAGGAAACAACCTCAACCAACCCTAACTTCACTGCATCTTCCGTTCCATCTGGTGGAACAAGAAATACTGTGTAAACTCCCTGTCAAACACCTCCTTCGACTCCGCTGCGTCTGTAAATCATGGAATTCTCTCATCTCCCGAGATTCCAACTTCGCCAACAACCACCTCCGCTTGTCAACCTCCCGCCATGACCGCCACCACCTCATCCTATCTTCACCTGAGTTCGTTCTATTTCATTCTCCAATCTCCTCTTTCTTCAGCTCCGCACACATTACTATGTCCATCTACTCTCTACGTGAGTCTCTTAACAAAAGAATACTATATGCTAATAGAGCTTCCACTTGTGACGGCATCATATGTTTTAAGATAGATAATTCTTCGGCTCTCTTGTGTAATCCTTCTATTCGAAAATTCAAAATATTGCCTCCTTTAGCATTTTCAGATGAAGGATACTTTCAAACCTTATATACCTTAGTGTATGATCGTTTCACAAATAATTATAAGATTATTGCGGTTTATACTAGTAGTAGAAAAAAAGAAGTCCATGTTCATACTTTGGGTACTGATTATTGGACAAGGATTCAAGACTATCCAGGTCCTAACCTCATTCGTGGGTCTAGATCGGGAACATTTGTGAATGACTCTCTTAATTGGTTGACACATGAATCTGATAGTTGCGCACAATACATTGTTTCTCTTGATTTGGAGAAAGAGTCCTATCAAAAGCTTTTGCTGCCCGTCTTTGATGTGCATTTCACAACTTCTTGTGTTGCTACCTTAGGGATATTGAGGGGTTGTTTGTCTCTCTTCTGTTACAGGGACATGTTTTGTGATGTTTGGATTATGAAGGAATATGGTAATCAAAAGTCTTGGACTAAATTGTTAACGGTTCCTCCCATGAGAGACTATCATTATTATAGCTATTCCGAGGTGTTTTATATTTCAAAGGATGATCAAGTGCTGATGGAGGTTATGAAGAGTGGGTACTTTACTTTGGTGGTTTATGattccataaataatatttttaagattcCTAATTTTCAAAATTATGCGATGACACCAGACGTCTATGTTGAGAGTTTGATATCACCTTTGTAG